A window of Hevea brasiliensis isolate MT/VB/25A 57/8 chromosome 14, ASM3005281v1, whole genome shotgun sequence contains these coding sequences:
- the LOC110666962 gene encoding LOW QUALITY PROTEIN: putative receptor-like protein kinase At3g47110 (The sequence of the model RefSeq protein was modified relative to this genomic sequence to represent the inferred CDS: deleted 2 bases in 1 codon), whose translation MARYLVAPWPSVLHFHLIFLFSMSILSLQPEICLSNSMGNVTDRISLLEFKAKIVSDPFGILSSWNDSVNFCQWQGVICGLKHHRVVSLNLHGLSLSGTISSYTGNLTFLRVLNLSDNKFYGEIPQEVGRLFRLRHFYLKNNTLGGQIPINISFCSELRVISLAINRLVGEIPAELGSLKKLVALLLGSNNLTGKIPHSVGNLSSLQGFFVTYNHMEGNIPNELGRITSLTQLGMGVNNLVGSIPSTLYNISSIVALSFTENQLHGRLPANIGLTLPNLQIFQIGGNQFHGSIRDSLTNASQLEIFDIASNRFTGQVPINLGDLNGLQRLNLERNFLGNNSSQDLAFITSLLNCSNLQKLYLADNNFGGVLPSTIANMSTLGDLGLGINQISGRIPADIGKLVNLYRLGMEENHFSGSIPISFGKLQKLQILSLHTNMLSGQIPQSLGNITQLYELWLGRNKLKGNIPSSIAHCQNLHTLDLGNNNLTGIIPQQILHLSFLSLVLNLSYNSLVGPLPKEVGQLKNIGALDVSESKLSGEIPESIGECLSLEFLYMVGNFLQGPIPSSLGSLRGLQQLDLSKNHLSGKIPKEIEKLPFLQYLNLSFNNLDGEVPIKGVFSSIMTVSLVGNKNLCGGIPELQLPACPKQKKHKKSPIAIILPTIFSSVVLFMTITSLTVFYWRKSKKSRKNPPSSPFILDKLLRISYKELLQATQGFSSENLLGQGSFSSVYKGSLDLRGEKIVAVKVFNLQQHEASKSFIAECRALGNIRHRNLVKVLTYCSSIDFKGNDFKALVLDFMANGSLEMWLHPKEDGNNWSRNLNLLQRLRVAIDLSFALHYLHDLCETPIIHCDLKPSNILLDNDMTAHVGDFGLARLLSKTTNTSSQGQTSSIGIKGTIGYMPPEYGIGSEATKDGDVYSFGIILLEIFTGRRPTDEVFTDGLNLHNFVRSKLPGQVMQVLDPKLIATGEVGAKEIVEGKEGDDGQTEIEENNFDVENLKSPGSNMQIVISSQNRTRMFSRTTGRSNEYERCHKKTKHHNRGFLSCKDTLRLMNGTPQIEEAIASRPH comes from the exons ATGGCACGTTACTTGGTAGCACCGTGGCCTTCAGTCCTTCATTTTCATctcattttcttattttctatGAGCATACTCAGCTTGCAACCTGAAATCTGTCTCAGCAATAGTATGGGAAATGTGACTGATCGTATTTCGCTTTTGGAGTTCAAAGCCAAGATAGTCAGTGATCCATTTGGAATCTTGAGCTCATGGAACGATTCTGTCAACTTCTGTCAATGGCAAGGGGTTATTTGTGGCCTAAAACACCACAGAGTAGTGTCTTTAAACCTGCATGGGCTGAGCTTATCGGGGACCATATCTTCATATACAGGGAACCTCACCTTCTTAAGGGTTCTCAACCTTAGTGACAACAAATTTTATGGGGAAATTCCCCAAGAAGTTGGCCGTCTGTTTCGCCTAAGACATTTCTACCTGAAGAACAACACACTGGGAGGACAAATTCCAATCAACATCAGCTTTTGTTCAGAGCTCAGGGTTATCAGTTTGGCCATTAACCGCTTAGTGGGGGAAATTCCTGCGGAGCTTGGTTCTTTAAAGAAGCTCGTGGCACTTCTCCTCGGTTCAAACAACCTTACGGGAAAGATCCCACATTCTGTTGGAAACCTTTCGTCCCTCCAAGGTTTCTTTGTAACATATAATCATATGGAAGGAAATATTCCAAATGAATTGGGACGAATAACAAGCTTAACTCAGCTTGGGATGGGAGTCAATAATCTGGTTGGTTCAATTCCTTCTACCCTCTACAACATCTCATCCATCGTTGCGCTATCTTTTACAGAAAATCAATTGCATGGAAGGCTACCAGCAAATATAGGGCTCACTCTTCCTAACCTGCAAATTTTTCAAATCGGCGGGAACCAATTCCACGGAAGTATTCGCGATTCATTGACGAATGCTTCTCAGCTTGAAATATTTGACATAGCTAGCAACAGATTCACAGGACAAGTCCCAATCAATCTCGGAGATTTGAATGGTCTTCAACGGCTGAACTTGGAACGCAATTTTCTGGGCAACAATTCAAGTCAGGATTTGGCTTTCATAACATCTTTGTTAAACTGCAGCAATCTCCAAAAACTATATCTTGCTGATAATAATTTTGGCGGTGTATTACCTAGCACTATAGCAAATATGTCTACCCTTGGTGATTTAGGCTTAGGAATAAACCAAATATCCGGTAGAATTCCAGCAGACATTGGGAAGCTAGTCAATTTGTATAGACTAGGCATGGAGGAAAACCATTTTTCTGGCAGCATTCCCATTTCTTTCGGGAAGCTTCAAAAGCTGCAAATATTGTCTTTGCATACAAACATGTTGTCAGGACAAATCCCTCAATCCCTAGGTAACATAACCCAACTGTATGAGCTTTGGTTAGGAAGAAACAAATTAAAAGGGAATATACCATCAAGCATCGCTCACTGCCAAAATCTGCATACCCTGGATTTAGGAAACAATAACCTGACTGGTATCATACCCCAACAAATTCTTCATCTATCCTTTCTATCACTAGTTCTTAACTTGTCATATAACTCGTTGGTAGGTCCGTTACCCAAAGAAGTTGGCCAACTGAAAAATATTGGTGCATTAGATGTCTCAGAGAGCAAACTGTCTGGGGAAATTCCTGAGTCAATAGGTGAATGTTTGAGTCTAGAATTCCTTTACATGGTGGGCAACTTTCTCCAAGGACCCATTCCTTCTTCCCTTGGTTCCTTACGGGGTCTCCAACAATTGGACCTGTCAAAAAACCACTTATCAGGAAAGATTCCAAAAGAGATAGAAAAGCTTCCTTTTTTGCAATATCTGAATCTCTCTTTCAATAATCTTGATGGCGAGGTACCAATCAAGGGAGTGTTCAGCAGTATAATGACAGTTTCACTTGTTGGAAACAAAAATCTTTGTGGAGGTATCCCAGAACTGCAACTACCGGCATGTCCCAAGCAAAAGAAACACAAAAAATCTCCTATTGCCATTATTCTTCCAACAATCTTCAGTTCAGTTGTGCTTTTCATGACAATAACATCCTTAACGGTTTTCTACTGGCGAAAATCAAAAAAATCAAGAAAGAATCCACCATCCAGTCCTTTTATTTTGGATAAGCTTCTTCGAATTTCATACAAGGAGCTTCTCCAAGCAACTCAGGGATTTTCTTCAGAGAACTTACTTGGACAAGGTAGTTTTAGCTCTGTATATAAAGGAAGTCTTGATCTACGTGGTGAAAAGATAGTTGCTGTGAAGGTATTCAACCTTCAACAACACGAAGCTTCCAAGAGCTTCATTGCTGAGTGCAGAGCATTGGGAAACATCAGGCATCGAAATCTTGTGAAGGTCTTGACATACTGCTCTAGCATTGATTTTAAAGGCAATGACTTCAAAGCTCTTGTGCTTGATTTCATGGCGAATGGAAGTTTGGAAATGTGGTTGCATCCAAAAGAAGATGGTAATAATTGGTCAAGGAATTTAAACCTTCTTCAAAGGCTTCGTGTCGCCATTGATTTGTCATTTGCATTGCATTACCTTCATGACCTTTGTGAAACGCCAATCATTCACTGTGACCTGAAGCCAAGCAACATTCTGCTTGACAATGACATGACTGCTCATGTTGGTGATTTCGGATTAGCAAGGCTCCTTTCCAAAACAACTAACACTTCTTCTCAAGGCCAAACAAGCTCCATCGGGATTAAGGGAACAATTGGTTATATGCCTCCAG AATATGGAATAGGTAGCGAGGCAACAAAAGATGGAGACGTGTACAGCTTTGGAATAATTTTGTTGGAGATTTTCACTGGACGGAGACCAACTGATGAAGTGTTTACAGATGGTTTGAATCTTCACAATTTTGTTAGGTCTAAGCTACCAGGACAAGTAATGCAGGTTCTGGATCCCAAGCTTATTGCAACAGGAGAAGTGGGAGCAAAAGAAATTGTTGAAGGCAAGGAGGGTGATGATGGTCAaacagaaattgaagaaaataattTCGATGTTGAAAATTTGAAATCACCGGGAAGCAACATGCAAATTGTT ATCAGTTCTCAAAATAGGACTCGCATGTTCAGCAGAACAACCGGGAGATCGAATGAATATGAGAGATGTCACAAGAAAACTAAACATCATAACAGAGGCTTTCTTTCGTGCAAGGACACTCTAAGATTGATGAATGGTACACCACAAATAG AGGAAGCAATTGCATCCAGGCCCCACTAA